A genomic window from Plasmodium coatneyi strain Hackeri chromosome 13, complete sequence includes:
- a CDS encoding ATP-dependent transporter — MRIRQKVRNAVLLKDGEADTVKPLFLLNKIKNKKLQKRNNVTLHMDNSNEDTSRLSLLKNLDDESKVITQSPEWNEKMPLMEITNLHAIEVEGGKEILKGINLTIYLGEKHTIMGRNGSGKSTLAKVIAGHPYYKVTSGSIKFKGLNLDELPVNVRSLCGIFLAFQYPVELPMVKNNEFLRAALNSHRRQRNEPEISATEFDLLMIEEIKKVGLSPEFLDRPVNYGFSGGEKKRNEILQMLILKPSFCILDETDSGLDVDSFKLTSNVITNFSNEKNSFLIVTHYKKLLELLRPNFIHIMHQGKIIESGDYSLVDKIETKGYAQFVKDS, encoded by the coding sequence ATGCGGATTCGGCAAAAGGTAAGAAACGCTGTTCTGTTAAAGGATGGAGAAGCAGATACAGTGAAACCCCTTTTTCTgttgaataaaataaaaaataaaaagttgcaaaaaagaaataatgtGACCCTACATATGGACAACTCCAACGAAGACACTAGTAGGTTGTCTTTGCTAAAAAATTTAGATGACGAATCAAAAGTTATTACGCAATCTCCAgaatggaatgaaaaaatgccctTAATGGAAATAACCAATTTGCATGCAATAGAAgtagaagggggaaaagaaatactAAAGGGAATAAATCTTACCATTTATTTAGGCGAAAAACATACCATTATGGGGAGAAATGGCTCTGGAAAATCAACGCTAGCCAAAGTAATAGCTGGCCATCCCTATTATAAAGTTACAAGCGGTAGTATAAAGTTTAAGGGACTAAATTTAGATGAATTACCTGTTAATGTGAGGTCATTGTGCGGCATATTTTTAGCCTTTCAATACCCTGTGGAATTACcaatggtgaaaaataatgaatttttACGAGCCGCGTTGAATAGCCATCGCAGACAAAGAAACGAACCCGAGATCAGTGCCACCGAATTTGACCTCTTAATGattgaagaaataaaaaaagtgggactCAGTCCGGAATTTTTAGATAGACCTGTTAATTACGGTTTCAgtggtggggaaaaaaaaagaaatgaaatttTGCAAATGCTAATATTGAAGCCTTCCTTTTGTATCCTAGATGAAACGGACTCCGGTTTAGACGTAGACTCTTTCAAATTAACGTCCAATGTTATTACGAATTTTTCCAATGAGAAGAATTCTTTCTTAATAGTTACTCATTATAAGAAGCTACTGGAATTGCTCAGGCCAAATTTTATCCATATCATGCACCAAGGGAAGATTATAGAAAGTGGGGACTACTCTCTCGTGGATAAAATAGAAACTAAAGGATATGCACAGTTTGTCAAGGATTCGTGA
- a CDS encoding 30S ribosomal protein S9, producing the protein MFVYHVNKNTIILILLCTFLCHVKTENVKYANCHGISSVGRFNYGYAKRTRQLDGGHWKDNFKIGGKNKRCRLLDIPTGNTPQLVNPLFLNSCYKPIGCNPLYKKRKNFSLFKKKKDKGGAENVKKKEKKVFTEEEIEELRRRAKEKQQPKKGDDDEISGTKTKKGAKRKKKAEQVKGDKKKSKEELQKLDDTKGADTAEENLSDYIKSKEDFDKIVDLTKDLINEKEVQYIHKISDCDEELLTYDKREKHIQLNFEDTLFDEGNYMHNYVNNISKFRFDIYNLHNKNEFDRITKYLNYQYIEEVPVEMPTERSYNIGLKKYFYEVVCELVGKYRDKFENELYVGEEEQSLGQQPVEDQSGGDQPNAEEMPNSRLSMQKGKLNEHGDDTGGEEDNQTLNNFLKENKKEETKTTTMDKIENMANIIQPTHEDIMNKYMSHDLYNLLCDIKEEYDYMFENGGLEKFSFDESRKTHKEKLIFSGKKKRAVAMVFLQRGNNNLIINNRDGYQYLQYQIFNINKIFSPLLHLCMHRHFNVVARVVGGGLSGQSVAIFHALVKYIVYNLSLKIKPYFRSFKFMTVDSRKVERKKYGLKKARKKKQYSKR; encoded by the coding sequence atgtttGTATATCATGTGAATAAGAACACAATTATACTAATTCTGTTATGCACATTCCTGTGTCACGTGAAGACtgaaaatgtgaagtatGCAAACTGCCACGGAATAAGCAGTGTAGGACGTTTTAATTATGGGTATGCGAAAAGAACGAGACAGCTGGACGGGGGGCACTGGAAAGATAATTTCAAgatagggggaaaaaataaaagatgtAGACTACTAGACATCCCCACGGGAAATACACCACAATTGGTAAACCCCCTCTTCTTAAATAGTTGCTACAAGCCCATTGGTTGTAATCCCCTTTacaagaagaggaagaacttttccctttttaaaaagaaaaaagataaaggTGGAGCAGAAAAtgttaagaagaaagaaaagaaggtattcacagaagaagaaatagaagaactTCGTCGAAGAGCcaaggaaaaacaacaacccaaaaaaggggacgaTGATGAGATTTCTGGTACTaagacaaaaaagggggcaaaaaggaaaaaaaaagcagaacaAGTTAagggtgataaaaaaaaaagcaaagaagaattacaaaaattggATGATACAAAGGGAGCAGATACCGCAGAGGAAAATCTGAGCGATTACATAAAAAGCAAAGAAGATTTTGACAAAATAGTAGACCTAACAAAAGATTTaataaacgaaaaagaggttcaatatatacacaaaataAGTGACTGTGATGAGGAGTTATTAACATATGATAAGAGAGAAAAACATATTCAGCTGAATTTTGAAGACACCCTATTCGACGAGGGGAACTACATGCACAATTACGTCAACAACATTAGCAAGTTCCGCTTTGACATTTACAACCTTCATAACAAGAATGAATTCGACAGAATCACCAAATATTTGAACTATCAGTATATAGAGGAAGTGCCCGTGGAGATGCCAACGGAGCGCAGCTACAACATTGGactgaaaaaatatttttacgaGGTTGTATGCGAATTGGTGGGGAAGTACCGGGACAAGTTTGAGAATGAGCTGTACGTTGGTGAGGAGGAGCAATCGTTGGGACAACAACCGGTGGAAGACCAATCAGGGGGTGACCAACCAAACGCAGAGGAAATGCCCAACTCTCGCTTGTCCATGCAGAAGGGCAAACTGAACGAGCACGGTGATGATACGGGGGGCGAAGAAGACAATCAAACCTTGAACAATTTcctgaaggaaaacaaaaaggaagaaaccaAAACGACAACTATGGATAAGATAGAAAACATGGCCAACATAATTCAGCCAACTCATGAAGACATtatgaacaaatatatgtCTCACGATTTATATAATTTGCTATGCGACATTAAGGAGGAATATGACTACATGTTTGAAAATGGAGGCTTGGAGAAATTCTCCTTTGACGAAAGCAGAAAAACACATAAAGAGAAGCTAATATTTtccggcaaaaaaaaaagagcagtaGCGATGGTTTTTctccaaaggggaaacaacaATTTGATAATAAATAACAGGGATGGATATCAGTACCTGCAATAccaaatttttaacataaataaaatattcagCCCTTTATTGCATTTGTGCATGCACAGACATTTCAACGTCGTGGCCAGGGTCGTTGGAGGGGGGTTGTCGGGCCAGAGTGTGGCCATCTTCCACGCCCTCGTCAAATACATCGTGTACAATTTGTctctaaaaataaaaccttATTTCCGCTCCTTCAAGTTTATGACCGTGGACAGTAGAAAGgtggagaggaagaagtatgGACTGAAGAAGgccaggaagaagaagcagtaCAGTAAGCGTTAA
- a CDS encoding Glycylpeptide N-tetradecanoyltransferase: MNDDNKEFSGRDIYQLIKNAKDKIKIDYKFWYTQPVPKINDEFNESVNEPFISDNKVEDVRKDEYKLPPGYSWYVCDVKDEKDRSEIYTLLTDNYVEDDDNIFRFNYSAEFLLWALTSPNYLKAWHIGVKYDASNKLIGFISAIPTDICIHKKTIKMAEVNFLCVHKTLRSKRLAPVLIKEITRRINLENIWQAIYTAGVYLPKPVSDARYYHRSINVKKLIEIGFSSLNSRLTMSRAIKLYRVDDTLNLKNMRLMKKKDVEGVHKLLSSYLEQFNLYAVFTKEEIAHWFLPIDNVIYTYVNEEGGKIKDMISFYSLPSQILGNDKYSTLNAAYSFYNVTTTTTFKNLMQDAILLAKRNNFDVFNALEVMQNKSVFEDLKFGEGDGSLKYYLYNWKCASFAPAHVGIVLL, from the exons ATGAACGATGATAAT AAGGAATTTTCCGGAAGAGACATTTACCAgctaataaaaaatgcaaaggacaaaataaaaattgattACAAGTTTTGGTACACGCAGCCCGTGCCCAAAATAAATGACGAGTTTAACGAATCG GTGAACGAGCCATTCATAAGTGACAACAAAGTGGAGGATGTCAGAAAG GATGAGTACAAACTGCCGCCAGGCTACTCCTGGTACGTGTGCGATGTGAAGGATGAAAAGGACCGGAGCGAAATTTACACACTCTTAACAGACAACTACGTAGAAGACGACGACAACATCTTCCGGTTTAACTACTCTGCGGAGTTTTTACTATGGGCTCTGACATCTccaaattatttaaaagcGTGGCACATTGGTGTGAAATATGATGCGTCGAATAAGCTCATCGGATTTATAAGTGCCATTCCGACggatatatgtattcataagaaaacgataaaaatggctgaagttaattttttatgcgTTCATAAAACGTTGAGGTCAAAAAGGCTAGCTCCAGTCTTAATTAAAGAAATTACAAGGAGGATAAATTTAGAAAACATATGGCAAGCTATTTACACAGCTGGAGTTTATTTACCCAAGCCAGTAAGTGACGCAAGATATTATCACAGAtctataaatgtaaaaaaattaattgaAATAGGTTTCTCTTCCTTGAACTCCAGATTGACGATGAGTAGGGCTATTAAACTGTACCGAGTTGATGATACattgaatttaaaaaatatgagattaatgaaaaagaaagatgTCGAAGGAGTGCACAAATTGTTGAGTAGCTACTTGGAGCAATTTAATTTATATGCTGTTTTtacgaaagaagaaattgcCCACTGGTTTCTTCCCATCGATAATGTTATTTATACTTATGTAAATGAAGagggtggaaaaattaaagacatgatttctttttattccttaccTTCTCAAATTTTGGGAAATGATAAATATAGCACTTTAAATGCTGCCTACTCTTTTTACAACGTCACCACGACAACTACattcaaaaatttaatgCAGGATGCCATTCTCCTGGCCAAGAGAAACAATTTTGATGTGTTTAACGCGCTGGAAGTGATGCAGAATAAATCCGTCTTTGAGGACTTAAAGTTCGGTGAAGGAGATGGATCGCTCAAGTATTATCTGTACAACTGGAAGTGTGCGTCCTTCGCACCTGCACATGTGGGTATTGTGCTGCTCTGA